From a single Streptomyces sp. 1331.2 genomic region:
- a CDS encoding cobalt-precorrin-6A reductase, with amino-acid sequence MRHLLILGGTTEGRALAAAVDGRPSLRVTSSLAGRTAQPRLPAGEVRIGGFGGPDGLAHWLREQRVDAVIDATHPFAAGISQNAALAAAATGVPLLALRRPGFTPVDGDRWLPVPSLAAAADLLPCRGERVFLTIGRQGIAAFAHVVGAHFLARSVDPPEPPLPPSFELLLDRGPFTIHGEEALLRAHDIDILVTKDSGGAATAPKLAAARGLQLPVVIVERPPVPDGLPVVPDVAGAVHWLEQLG; translated from the coding sequence ATGCGGCACCTGCTCATCCTCGGCGGGACGACGGAGGGACGGGCCCTGGCCGCCGCCGTCGACGGCCGCCCGTCCCTGCGGGTCACCAGCTCGCTGGCCGGCCGCACCGCCCAACCCCGGCTGCCCGCCGGGGAGGTGAGGATCGGCGGCTTCGGCGGCCCGGACGGGCTGGCGCACTGGCTGCGCGAGCAACGGGTGGACGCCGTCATCGATGCCACCCACCCGTTCGCCGCCGGCATCTCGCAGAACGCCGCACTCGCGGCCGCCGCCACCGGCGTCCCGCTGCTGGCGCTGCGCCGCCCCGGCTTCACACCCGTCGACGGGGACCGCTGGCTCCCCGTCCCCTCGCTCGCCGCAGCGGCCGACCTGCTGCCGTGCCGCGGTGAGCGGGTGTTCCTCACCATCGGACGACAGGGCATCGCCGCCTTCGCCCACGTCGTCGGGGCCCACTTCCTCGCCCGCTCGGTCGACCCGCCCGAGCCGCCGCTGCCGCCCTCCTTCGAACTCCTGCTGGACCGCGGCCCGTTCACGATCCACGGCGAGGAGGCGCTGCTGCGCGCGCACGACATCGACATCCTGGTCACCAAGGACAGCGGCGGCGCCGCGACGGCACCCAAACTCGCCGCCGCCCGCGGGCTGCAGCTGCCCGTGGTCATCGTGGAGCGCCCCCCGGTGCCGGACGGCCTGCCGGTCGTACCGGACGTGGCGGGCGCGGTGCACTGGCTGGAACAGCTGGGCTGA